A single genomic interval of Malania oleifera isolate guangnan ecotype guangnan chromosome 11, ASM2987363v1, whole genome shotgun sequence harbors:
- the LOC131143480 gene encoding uncharacterized protein LOC131143480 yields MVEFLGSLQINHHLHHLYFLHQLQQKHPYRSATIHSLINEAFPLKMGSMHDCGCLMLACLHFSMCCIQLPTEATTCCAAALAALAQSGSVVKSLAPAMYLHQVQPIPQKPLPIPTVSEHPNLTGKVMLWHCLSLVIPSFLIKFYIRHSFCSNRSHHSLSHRKFNKCIKTKYFQWFLIFTETFVKSATTEEAMWQWHQQGEWKLARAFKPQRWLITANIAASNHYHHKSKSSTWQHLFKPVGEDSPSMTDS; encoded by the exons ATGGTGGAGTTCCTCGGTTCATTGCAAATTAACCATCATCTGCACCACCTATATTTCCTTCATCAACTGCAACAGAAGCATCCTTATCGGAGTGCTACCATTCATTCCTTGATTAATGAGGCATTTCCCCTTAAAATGGGAAGCATGCACGATTGTGGATGTCTAATGCTTGCTTGTTTGCATTTCAGCATGTGCTGCATTCAACTTCCCACTGAAGCAACAACATGCTGCGCAGCAGCACTAGCTGCATTAGCACAGTCAGGATCAGTAGTAAAGTCCCTCGCACCAGCAATGTATCTTCACCAAGTGCAGCCAATTCCACAAAA ACCCCTCCCAATTCCTACTGTGTCAGAGCACCCCAACCTTACAGGGAAAGTCATGCTCTGGCATTGCCTTTCTTTAGTGATTCCTTCTTTTCTTATCAAATTCTACATCCGTCACAGCTTCTGTAGCAACAGAAGCCACCACTCCCTCAGCCATAGAAAATTCAACAAATGCATCAAAACCAAGTATTTCCAGTGGTTCCTCATCTTCACAGAAACATTTGTAAAATCAGCGACAACAGAAGAGGCCATGTGGCAGTGGCATCAACAGGGGGAGTGGAAACTTGCAAGGGCTTTCAAGCCCCAAAGATGGCTAATAACGGCCAACATAGCGGCATCAAATCATTATCATCATAAGAGCAAATCCAGCACATGGCAGCACCTCTTCAAGCCGGTTGGTGAAGATAGTCCATCAATGACAGATAGCTGA